A genomic region of Haliotis asinina isolate JCU_RB_2024 chromosome 1, JCU_Hal_asi_v2, whole genome shotgun sequence contains the following coding sequences:
- the LOC137295727 gene encoding uncharacterized protein: MSVWTDWLDIFPVVGSLQITVEAISAVCHGAYDIAKENGGDAALSLVLDVLTYGTAGAPDSAHLKVAEKVVTKGIGSKDVMNAMEAKGGKSGKGGAAKSLKGASTKPAAATQINIKELANKSKKPSDPKTSKGEQKKPSHRGEHVINNNVLKVFRTIIDRFAAKIESTAAQLLENKEHTAAYKAYYTPLPEATTQSIGHEMVAHIREEDQYIDANATAYGVAIKEISDMVVTYMYDYYTNNLYSGPAVDRSIIDLIRLLNNGQLYVDEYAKQYWHQQGGDLSKFEECRQEVVKMFRCLCAPTSGENEAKQWVRDLTGHM; encoded by the coding sequence ATGAGCGTATGGACAGACTGGCTGGACATCTTCCCAGTCGTGGGTAGCCTCCAGATCACGGTTGAAGCTATATCGGCCGTCTGTCATGGCGCCTATGACATTGCGAAGGAAAATGGAGGCGATGCAGCATTGAGTCTAGTGCTGGATGTCCTAACATATGGGACAGCAGGGGCCCCGGATTCTGCTCACCTTAAAGTTGCTGAAAAGGTCGTAACGAAGGGCATTGGGTCCAAAGACGTCATGAATGCCATGGAAGCAAAAGGAGGAAAATCCGGGAAAGGAGGAGCTGCAAAATCCTTGAAAGGAGCTAGTACAAAACCTGCTGCTGCTACTCAGATTAACATCAAAGAATTGGCCAACAAGTCTAAAAAGCCATCAGACCCAAAGACCAGTAAGGGGGAACAGAAGAAGCCATCGCATCGTGGCGAGCATGTCATCAACAACAACGTCCTCAAGGTGTTTAGGACAATCATTGACCGGTTTGCTGCCAAGATTGAAAGCACTGCAGCTCAACTGCTTGAAAATAAAGAACACACAGCAGCTTATAAAGCATATTACACGCCTCTTCCTGAAGCCACCACCCAATCTATTGGTCACGAAATGGTTGCTCATATTCGAGAAGAGGACCAATACATTGACGCCAACGCAACGGCCTATGGAGTTGCAATCAAAGAGATATCTGACATGGTGGTCACTTATATGTACGACTATTACACAAATAACCTGTACTCCGGTCCTGCTGTCGATAGAAGTATCATCGATCTGATTCGTTTACTGAACAACGGTCAGCTGTATGTGGACGAGTACGCCAAACAGTACTGGCATCAACAGGGAGGGGACTTGAGCAAGTTTGAAGAGTGTAGACAAGAGGTCGTGAAGATGTTTAGATGTCTCTGTGCACCTACAAGCGGGGAGAACGAGGCAAAGCAGTGGGTCCGTGATCTGACGGGTCACATGTAA